A stretch of Acidovorax sp. RAC01 DNA encodes these proteins:
- a CDS encoding CorA family divalent cation transporter — MIEAERTPGFLHLLQMTGGASWLHMCIHHRETEGFLSSATGLDKLIAAAMVSEDTRSRLRVHGQGVMVLLKAMHLRADGVGHPEDMVSMRIWIDERRVITTREEDVDPILELAEDISQGRGPATPGDFLCDLIEEHLAEVSEQVEMLEDGVDLIGGLLVQHQTEAACPSMANTQTAISGFLRHLGPQRAVLQTLTTLVVPPLNINHRGRLEEHLNQLLRLLETLENLRDRIDILSDQANRIQERQLNQSSYVFAVVSTIFLPLNFVTGLFGANLLGLPFADATNGFWVLVGLCLLMSVGLVAVFRWFKWL, encoded by the coding sequence ATGATCGAAGCAGAGCGTACGCCTGGGTTCCTCCATCTTCTCCAGATGACCGGCGGTGCGTCGTGGTTGCACATGTGCATCCACCACCGCGAGACGGAAGGTTTTCTCTCGAGCGCGACCGGCCTGGACAAGCTGATCGCCGCAGCGATGGTCTCTGAAGATACCCGGTCGCGGTTGCGCGTCCACGGGCAGGGTGTGATGGTTCTGCTCAAAGCGATGCATCTGAGAGCTGATGGAGTGGGGCATCCAGAGGACATGGTGTCCATGCGAATCTGGATTGATGAGCGTCGGGTTATCACGACCCGCGAGGAGGATGTGGATCCCATCCTCGAACTTGCAGAAGACATCTCTCAGGGGCGCGGCCCTGCAACGCCAGGTGACTTCCTTTGCGATCTCATCGAAGAGCACCTCGCGGAAGTTTCCGAGCAGGTCGAGATGCTGGAGGATGGGGTGGATCTGATCGGCGGCCTTCTGGTTCAGCACCAGACGGAAGCGGCATGCCCGAGCATGGCCAATACCCAGACCGCGATCTCTGGCTTTCTTCGTCATCTTGGCCCCCAGCGAGCCGTTCTTCAAACGTTGACAACTCTCGTCGTCCCGCCGCTGAATATAAATCACCGAGGCCGACTGGAGGAGCACCTGAACCAGCTGTTGCGGTTGCTCGAAACGCTGGAGAATTTGCGTGACCGTATCGATATCCTCAGTGACCAGGCAAACCGCATTCAGGAGCGACAGCTGAATCAAAGCTCTTATGTTTTTGCCGTGGTATCCACAATCTTCTTGCCCTTGAACTTTGTCACTGGCCTGTTTGGCGCCAATCTTCTGGGACTGCCGTTCGCAGATGCCACCAATGGCTTCTGGGTGTTGGTAGGTCTTTGCTTACTAATGAGTGTTGGGTTGGTAGCGGTCTTTCGCTGGTTCAAATGGCTTTAG